From a single Lonchura striata isolate bLonStr1 chromosome 13, bLonStr1.mat, whole genome shotgun sequence genomic region:
- the SIAH1 gene encoding E3 ubiquitin-protein ligase SIAH1 isoform X1, translating into MTGRSASSGPYSWKGVWSACLPGSKTCKGKEMSRQTATALPTGTSKCTPSQRVPALTGTTASNNDLASLFECPVCFDYVLPPILQCQSGHLVCSNCRPKLTCCPTCRGPLGSIRNLAMEKVANSVLFPCKYASSGCEITLPHTEKADHEELCEFRPYSCPCPGASCKWQGSLDAVMPHLMHQHKSITTLQGEDIVFLATDINLPGAVDWVMMQSCFGFHFMLVLEKQEKYDGHQQFFAIVQLIGTRKQAENFAYRLELNGHRRRLTWEATPRSIHEGIATAIMNSDCLVFDTSIAQLFAENGNLGINVTISMC; encoded by the exons ATGACGGGCAGATCTGCCTCCAGCGGGCCGTACTCCTGGAAGGGCGTCTGGTCTGCGTGCTTGCCGGGGAGTAAAACCTGCAAGGGGAAAG AAATGAGCCGTCAGACCGCCACAGCGCTGCCCACAGGTACCTCCAAGTGCACGCCGTCGCAGAGGGTGCCCGCGCTGACGGGCACCACCGCTTCCAACAATGACTTGGCCAGTCTCTTCGAGTGTCCCGTGTGCTTTGACTATGTGCTGCCACCCATCCTGCAGTGTCAGAGTGGCCATCTGGTCTGTAGCAACTGTCGCCCCAAACTCACGTGCTGCCCCACTTGCCGAGGCCCGCTGGGCTCCATCCGTAACCTGGCTATGGAGAAAGTTGCCAATTCCGTACTATTCCCGTGTAAATACGCCTCTTCTGGCTGCGAGATAACCTTGCcacacacagaaaaagcagACCACGAGGAGCTGTGTGAGTTCAGGCCTtactcctgtccctgtcccggtgctTCGTGCAAATGGCAAGGCTCTCTGGATGCTGTGATGCCGCACCTGATGCATCAGCATAAGTCAATTACAACGCTGCAGGGAGAAGATATAGTGTTCCTGGCCACGGACATTAATCTTCCTGGTGCTGTTGACTGGGTTATGATGCAGTCTTGTTTTGGCTTTCATTTCATGCTAGTgttggagaaacaggaaaagtaTGATGGTCACCAGCAGTTCTTTGCAATTGTACAGCTGATAGGAACACGCAAGCAAGCAGAAAACTTTGCTTATCGACTCGAGCTAAACGGGCATAGGCGGCGATTGACTTGGGAAGCAACTCCTCGATCCATTCATGAGGGAATTGCAACAGCCATTATGAATAGTGACTGCCTAGTCTTTGACACCAGCATTGCACAGCTCTTTGCAGAAAATGGCAATTTAGGCATCAACGTAACTATATCCATGTGTTGA
- the SIAH1 gene encoding E3 ubiquitin-protein ligase SIAH1 isoform X2, with product MSRQTATALPTGTSKCTPSQRVPALTGTTASNNDLASLFECPVCFDYVLPPILQCQSGHLVCSNCRPKLTCCPTCRGPLGSIRNLAMEKVANSVLFPCKYASSGCEITLPHTEKADHEELCEFRPYSCPCPGASCKWQGSLDAVMPHLMHQHKSITTLQGEDIVFLATDINLPGAVDWVMMQSCFGFHFMLVLEKQEKYDGHQQFFAIVQLIGTRKQAENFAYRLELNGHRRRLTWEATPRSIHEGIATAIMNSDCLVFDTSIAQLFAENGNLGINVTISMC from the coding sequence ATGAGCCGTCAGACCGCCACAGCGCTGCCCACAGGTACCTCCAAGTGCACGCCGTCGCAGAGGGTGCCCGCGCTGACGGGCACCACCGCTTCCAACAATGACTTGGCCAGTCTCTTCGAGTGTCCCGTGTGCTTTGACTATGTGCTGCCACCCATCCTGCAGTGTCAGAGTGGCCATCTGGTCTGTAGCAACTGTCGCCCCAAACTCACGTGCTGCCCCACTTGCCGAGGCCCGCTGGGCTCCATCCGTAACCTGGCTATGGAGAAAGTTGCCAATTCCGTACTATTCCCGTGTAAATACGCCTCTTCTGGCTGCGAGATAACCTTGCcacacacagaaaaagcagACCACGAGGAGCTGTGTGAGTTCAGGCCTtactcctgtccctgtcccggtgctTCGTGCAAATGGCAAGGCTCTCTGGATGCTGTGATGCCGCACCTGATGCATCAGCATAAGTCAATTACAACGCTGCAGGGAGAAGATATAGTGTTCCTGGCCACGGACATTAATCTTCCTGGTGCTGTTGACTGGGTTATGATGCAGTCTTGTTTTGGCTTTCATTTCATGCTAGTgttggagaaacaggaaaagtaTGATGGTCACCAGCAGTTCTTTGCAATTGTACAGCTGATAGGAACACGCAAGCAAGCAGAAAACTTTGCTTATCGACTCGAGCTAAACGGGCATAGGCGGCGATTGACTTGGGAAGCAACTCCTCGATCCATTCATGAGGGAATTGCAACAGCCATTATGAATAGTGACTGCCTAGTCTTTGACACCAGCATTGCACAGCTCTTTGCAGAAAATGGCAATTTAGGCATCAACGTAACTATATCCATGTGTTGA